From the Euphorbia lathyris chromosome 6, ddEupLath1.1, whole genome shotgun sequence genome, one window contains:
- the LOC136232883 gene encoding RNA pseudouridine synthase 6, chloroplastic-like, giving the protein MTSLAGGCRSFGAPVAPLCTLASLHSYSLYNHHSKNTLPSLSLISNTTTFRFQFSNPEAAFISTSSSSRFSDYDRLLPCPPYKNRPPRVEHLIVLEEGPVIDYISKVLELPPLFVADLIHFGAVHYALVSPKPPPTATAEQIRLFEEFTSPLILKKRASLKGKTLQNAQKTFRVTHADQFLEPGMYLRVYVHPRRFPRCYEIDWKSRIIAVTESYVVLDKPAGTSVGGTTNNIEETCVNFSTRALALATPLKTTHQIDNCTEGCVVLARTKEFCSDFQKKIREKEVMKLYLALSASPVPIGVVTHYMRPVSIAPKLVSEEFRKGWYLCQLEVLECKKVPWPDAVTKEKYSVEDCGWPLKDYAYECKINLLTGRTHQIRAQLAACGAPIVGDSMYMPAAIAEIENPGTNPFNKHKKQFNDEEDDESIAIAKWIEQHGKEPNVAIALQACQISWDDGNHIYKAGSPWWRRDI; this is encoded by the exons ATGACGTCTTTAGCCGGTGGCTGCCGGAGTTTTGGTGCTCCGGTTGCCCCCCTGTGCACTTTAGCATCTCTCCATTCTTATTCCTTGTATAATCACCACAGCAAGAATACTTTACCTTCGCTTTCTTTGATTTCAAACACCACAACTTTTCGCTTTCAATTCTCCAATCCTGAAGCTGCTTTCATATCTACCTCTTCTTCTTCTAG GTTCTCTGACTATGATCGCTTGCTTCCATGTCCGCCATACAAGAATAGACCACCGAGAGTTGAACATTTGATTGTTTTAGAGGAAGGACCTGTTATTGATTATATCTCCAAAGTTCTGGAACTTCCTCCTCT GTTTGTTGCAGACCTTATCCATTTTGGAGCTGTACATTATGCACTGGTATCCCCAAAGCCACCCCCAACTGCAACTGCAGAGCAGATTAGATTATTTGAGGAATTTACATCGCCATTAATTCTCAAGAAGAGAGCTTCCCTCAAAGGTAAAACAttacaaaatgcacaaaaaacGTTCCGGGTAACTCATGCCGATCAGTTTCTTGAGCCTGGAATGTATTTGCGTGTTTATGTGCATCCAAGACGCTTTCCAAG GTGCTATGAGATTGATTGGAAATCAAGAATTATTGCTGTGACTGAATCGTATGTTGTTTTGGACAAACCTGCTGGTACATCA GTAGGCGGAACTACAAATAACATTGAAGAAACTTGTGTGAACTTTTCAACTCGTGCCTTGGCATTAGCAACCCCATTAAAGACTACCCATCAGATTGATAATTGCACTGAGGGCTG TGTTGTGTTGGCTAGGACCAAGGAGTTTTGTTCAGATTTCCAGAAAAAAATCAGA GAGAAAGAAGTGATGAAGCTTTATCTTGCTCTATCTGCATCCCCTGTGCCAATTGGAGTTGTTACACATTACATGCGTCCTGTTAGTATTGCTCCAAAACTTGTTTCAGAAG AGTTTAGAAAAGGGTGGTACTTATGCCAACTTGAGGTCTTGGAATGCAAAAAGGTTCCTTGGCCTGATGCTGTTACTAAAGAGAAATATTCTGTTGAAGATTGTGGATGGCCCTTGAAAGATTACGCATATGAGTGTAAGATCAATCTTTTGACTGGTCGAACACATCAG ATTCGAGCTCAACTTGCTGCCTGTGGTGCACCAATAGTGGGTGATTCTATGTACATGCCGGCTGCAATTGCAGAAATAGAAAATCCTGGAACTAACCCTTTTAACAAACACAAGAAACAATTCAATGATGAAGAGGATGATGAATCAATAGCTATTGCTAAATGGATTGAACAACATGGAAAGGAACCAAATGTAGCCATTGCTCTTCAGGCCTGTCAAATTTCCTGGGATGATGGA